A single genomic interval of Streptomyces sp. BA2 harbors:
- a CDS encoding 2-aminoethylphosphonate ABC transporter substrate-binding protein, with translation MSRHTRISTRTRTLAAVSGSLVLAGSLTACGGESSASDAKEVTVYSADGLKGENGDGWYDQVFKDFEKKTGIKVKYVEGGSGEMVQRAVREKSNTQADVIITLPPFIQQADDKGLLQAYKPKGSDQVDGADKATDGKWTSVVNNYFGFIYNKKELSGGKAPKTWEDLTDPSYKDKVQYSTPGVAGDGTAVLIKAMHDFGGKKPAMDYLKKLQTNNVGPSASTGKLAPKVDKGELLAANGDVQMNYAQSKDMPNLGIWFPAKEGGKPTTFALPYAAGLVNKAPHNANAKKFLDYLLSQKAQQQVSEVGGGFAARKDIKATDPNAVALDKIVDGVEVFEPDWSDISENLQTYVEDWKSATGS, from the coding sequence ATGTCGCGTCACACCCGCATCAGCACCCGCACCCGCACGCTCGCCGCCGTCTCCGGCAGCCTCGTCCTCGCCGGATCCCTCACCGCGTGCGGCGGTGAATCCTCCGCGTCCGACGCGAAGGAGGTCACCGTCTACAGCGCCGACGGCCTCAAGGGCGAGAACGGCGACGGCTGGTACGACCAGGTCTTCAAGGACTTCGAGAAGAAGACCGGCATCAAGGTGAAGTACGTCGAGGGCGGCTCCGGCGAGATGGTGCAGCGCGCCGTCCGCGAGAAGTCCAACACGCAGGCCGACGTCATCATCACCCTGCCGCCGTTCATCCAGCAGGCCGACGACAAGGGCCTTCTTCAGGCCTACAAGCCCAAGGGGTCCGACCAGGTCGACGGCGCCGACAAGGCCACCGACGGCAAGTGGACCTCCGTGGTGAACAACTACTTCGGCTTCATCTACAACAAGAAGGAGCTCAGCGGCGGCAAGGCGCCCAAGACGTGGGAGGACCTCACGGACCCCTCGTACAAGGACAAGGTCCAGTACTCCACGCCCGGTGTCGCGGGCGACGGCACCGCCGTGCTCATCAAGGCGATGCACGACTTCGGCGGCAAGAAGCCCGCCATGGACTACTTGAAGAAGCTCCAGACGAACAACGTCGGTCCTTCCGCCTCCACCGGCAAACTCGCGCCCAAGGTCGACAAGGGCGAGCTCCTCGCCGCCAACGGCGACGTCCAGATGAACTACGCCCAGTCCAAGGACATGCCGAACCTCGGCATTTGGTTCCCGGCCAAGGAGGGCGGCAAGCCCACCACCTTCGCGCTGCCCTACGCCGCCGGCCTGGTCAACAAGGCCCCGCACAACGCCAACGCCAAGAAGTTCCTGGACTACCTGCTCAGCCAGAAGGCCCAGCAGCAGGTCAGCGAGGTCGGCGGCGGCTTCGCGGCACGCAAGGACATCAAGGCCACCGACCCCAACGCGGTCGCCCTCGACAAGATCGTCGACGGGGTCGAGGT
- a CDS encoding ABC transporter permease subunit — translation MLVHSRKGKWATWLLFLVFFLPLFALPLLVILAASFSSHWSGAFPSGFTTGHYESATRGESLKALTTSLVTAVSASLLALAVGSWAALAAASLKRGGKRVLDTLFMLPVAVPSVVVGLAILVAFSKPPMILNGTRWIVILAHTILVTAFAYQSVSAAIVRLDPAYEQAAASLGARPSYVLWKVKLPLLLPSLNAAAGLCFALSMGELSATMMLYPPDWMPLPVRIYAATDRGSLFTGAAVAVVLMAATLLVLFGVSRIRTRASYR, via the coding sequence GTGTTGGTGCATAGCCGCAAGGGAAAATGGGCCACCTGGCTTCTTTTCCTCGTCTTCTTCCTGCCCCTCTTCGCGCTGCCTCTCCTCGTGATTCTGGCCGCCTCGTTCTCCTCGCACTGGTCCGGCGCCTTTCCCTCCGGATTCACCACGGGGCACTACGAGTCCGCCACCCGCGGGGAATCGCTCAAGGCGCTCACCACCAGCCTGGTCACCGCCGTCAGCGCCAGCCTGCTCGCGCTTGCCGTCGGGTCCTGGGCCGCGCTCGCCGCCGCCTCGCTGAAGAGGGGCGGCAAGCGTGTGCTCGACACCCTGTTCATGCTGCCGGTCGCCGTGCCCTCCGTCGTCGTCGGGCTCGCGATCCTCGTCGCGTTCAGCAAGCCGCCGATGATCCTCAACGGCACGCGCTGGATCGTGATCCTCGCGCACACCATTCTTGTCACGGCGTTCGCCTACCAGTCGGTTTCGGCTGCCATCGTCCGACTCGACCCGGCGTACGAACAGGCCGCCGCATCGCTCGGTGCCAGGCCCTCGTACGTCCTGTGGAAGGTGAAGCTGCCGCTCCTGCTGCCGTCGCTCAACGCGGCCGCGGGCCTCTGCTTCGCGCTCTCCATGGGCGAGTTGAGCGCCACGATGATGCTCTATCCGCCGGACTGGATGCCGCTTCCCGTGCGGATCTACGCGGCCACCGACCGCGGCTCCCTCTTCACCGGTGCCGCCGTCGCGGTGGTCCTGATGGCGGCGACGCTGCTCGTCCTCTTCGGCGTCTCCCGCATCCGCACCCGCGCCTCCTACCGCTGA
- a CDS encoding 2-aminoethylphosphonate ABC transporter permease subunit — protein MDSPGGRLVESAPAVRAVPTRSALRNACPQPGRPEGARRQIPRFVWALPPIALLALFFLYPLALVVQQSVQPDTGGTSLQPYSDVFASEAFREALGTTVWLAVGSTVGCLVLGFALALIIAFVPFPGGKAVARFIDVFLSFPSFLITLALLFIYGTKGMANGMWTDATGAAEGPFQFLTTPWGVLLAEITYFTPFVMRPLLAAFSQIDTAQLEVASSLGAKSGRIIRRVILPEALPALAAGGSLVLVMCLNEFGIVLFTGAKGVTTLPMLVYSKAILESDYPAACVVAVVNIAISVGLYSLYRVVSRRVGA, from the coding sequence ATGGATAGCCCTGGTGGACGCCTCGTTGAAAGTGCCCCGGCAGTGAGGGCTGTGCCCACCCGTTCCGCCCTGCGGAACGCCTGCCCACAGCCAGGACGGCCAGAAGGTGCGCGGCGACAGATACCCCGCTTCGTATGGGCCCTGCCCCCCATCGCTCTCCTCGCCCTCTTCTTTCTCTACCCCCTCGCCCTCGTCGTCCAGCAGTCCGTTCAGCCCGACACCGGGGGGACCTCCCTTCAGCCCTACTCCGACGTCTTCGCCTCCGAAGCGTTCCGGGAGGCGCTCGGGACCACCGTGTGGCTGGCCGTCGGGTCCACGGTCGGGTGTCTCGTGCTCGGGTTCGCGCTCGCGCTGATCATCGCCTTCGTGCCGTTCCCGGGAGGGAAAGCCGTCGCCAGGTTCATCGACGTCTTTCTCTCCTTTCCGTCCTTCCTGATCACCCTCGCCCTGCTGTTCATCTACGGCACCAAGGGCATGGCCAATGGGATGTGGACCGACGCCACCGGGGCCGCCGAAGGGCCTTTCCAGTTCCTGACCACCCCGTGGGGCGTTCTCCTCGCCGAGATCACGTACTTCACCCCCTTCGTGATGCGCCCCCTGCTCGCCGCCTTCTCGCAGATCGACACCGCGCAGCTGGAAGTGGCGTCGAGCCTCGGGGCGAAGTCCGGCCGCATCATCCGGCGGGTCATCCTGCCCGAGGCGCTGCCCGCCCTCGCCGCGGGCGGCAGCCTCGTACTCGTCATGTGCCTGAATGAGTTCGGGATTGTTCTCTTCACCGGAGCCAAGGGGGTCACGACCCTCCCCATGCTCGTCTACAGCAAGGCCATTCTCGAGTCCGACTATCCGGCGGCCTGTGTCGTCGCCGTGGTCAACATCGCGATCTCCGTGGGTCTTTACAGCCTCTACCGGGTGGTGAGCCGTCGTGTTGGTGCATAG
- a CDS encoding ABC transporter ATP-binding protein translates to MSSGIRFDRVSVAYGKNTVLDSLDLTVEPGEVMALLGPSGSGKTTALRAVAGFVRPASGRVFIGERDVTGLPPHQRGIGMVVQQYALFPHMRVADNVAFGMKAQKVAKSEIPGRVAEALEMTGMASYAKRFPRELSGGQQQRVAIARALAIRPGVLLLDEPLSALDAQLRSGMLGELARLHRELPDVSILYVTHDQVEALTLADRIAVMDKACLKDCGTPQELYRAPRTEFTASFVGNANLLPVRVGSGTVSFGGADLKVDTGEVAAGVTATLCVRPHLVGLGEGPNALTGSVAEVQWRGATHRLYVDVAGQRVKADLRELRTPPSLGDSVTLHFAPEDAVLLGAGVTDG, encoded by the coding sequence ATGAGCAGCGGCATCCGCTTCGATCGCGTGTCGGTCGCCTACGGCAAGAACACCGTGCTCGACTCGCTCGACCTGACCGTCGAGCCCGGCGAGGTCATGGCCCTGCTCGGCCCTTCGGGCTCGGGCAAGACGACCGCGCTGCGGGCCGTCGCCGGGTTCGTGCGGCCGGCGTCCGGGCGGGTGTTCATCGGGGAGCGCGACGTCACCGGCCTTCCGCCGCATCAGCGGGGGATAGGGATGGTCGTCCAGCAGTACGCGCTCTTCCCGCACATGCGGGTCGCGGACAACGTCGCCTTCGGCATGAAGGCGCAGAAGGTCGCCAAGTCCGAGATTCCGGGGCGGGTCGCCGAGGCGCTGGAGATGACGGGGATGGCCTCGTACGCCAAGCGGTTTCCCCGGGAGCTTTCCGGAGGGCAGCAGCAACGGGTCGCCATCGCGCGGGCGTTGGCCATTCGGCCGGGGGTGCTTCTGCTCGACGAGCCGCTTTCCGCGCTCGACGCGCAGTTGCGGTCGGGGATGCTGGGGGAACTCGCCCGGTTGCACCGGGAGTTGCCCGACGTCTCGATTCTTTACGTCACCCATGACCAGGTCGAGGCCTTGACCCTGGCGGATCGGATCGCCGTCATGGACAAGGCGTGCCTCAAGGACTGCGGTACTCCTCAGGAGCTTTATCGGGCGCCTCGGACCGAGTTCACGGCTTCTTTTGTGGGGAATGCGAATTTGCTTCCCGTGCGGGTGGGGTCCGGCACCGTCTCGTTCGGCGGGGCCGATCTGAAGGTCGACACCGGGGAGGTGGCCGCCGGGGTGACGGCCACGTTGTGCGTGCGGCCGCATCTGGTGGGCCTGGGGGAGGGGCCCAACGCCCTGACGGGCAGCGTTGCCGAGGTGCAGTGGCGGGGGGCCACCCATCGGTTGTACGTCGATGTCGCTGGGCAGCGGGTCAAGGCTGACCTGCGGGAGCTTCGGACGCCGCCGTCGCTCGGTGACTCGGTCACGCTGCACTTCGCGCCCGAGGACGCGGTGTTGCTGGGGGCGGGGGTGACCGATGGATAG
- a CDS encoding phosphonatase-like hydrolase has protein sequence MRMRCGLVVLDMAGTTVADGGLVEQAFSAAARELGVEPGSADHAEKLDYVRATMGESKITVFRHLFGEEALAQRANVAFEKAYGELVDGGRIAPVPGAREAVEELRGEGRTVVLTTGFARVTQDAILDALGWRDLVELTLCPADAGGRGRPYPDMVLSAFLRTGAVDDVRQIAVVGDTAYDMLSGVRSGASVVAGVLTGAHDDEALRGVGATHVLGSVAELPALLRGVGE, from the coding sequence ATGCGCATGCGCTGTGGGCTTGTCGTGCTCGACATGGCCGGTACGACCGTGGCGGACGGAGGGCTTGTCGAGCAGGCCTTCTCCGCCGCCGCGCGGGAACTCGGCGTCGAGCCCGGGTCCGCCGATCATGCCGAGAAGCTGGACTACGTACGCGCCACCATGGGCGAGTCCAAGATCACCGTCTTCCGGCATCTGTTCGGCGAGGAGGCCCTTGCCCAGCGGGCCAACGTCGCCTTCGAGAAGGCGTACGGGGAACTGGTCGACGGGGGCCGTATCGCGCCGGTCCCCGGGGCTCGGGAAGCCGTCGAGGAGCTGCGGGGCGAGGGGCGGACCGTGGTGCTGACCACCGGGTTCGCCCGGGTCACGCAGGACGCCATCCTGGACGCGCTGGGGTGGCGCGACCTGGTCGAGCTGACCCTGTGCCCCGCCGACGCGGGCGGTCGCGGGCGGCCCTACCCGGACATGGTGCTCAGCGCCTTCCTGCGGACGGGGGCGGTGGACGACGTCCGGCAGATCGCCGTCGTGGGCGACACGGCGTACGACATGCTCAGCGGCGTTCGCTCCGGTGCATCGGTCGTCGCCGGAGTGCTGACGGGAGCGCACGACGACGAGGCGCTGCGCGGCGTGGGAGCCACGCACGTCCTCGGGTCCGTCGCCGAACTGCCCGCTCTTCTCAGGGGTGTCGGGGAATGA
- a CDS encoding TIGR03364 family FAD-dependent oxidoreductase, protein MRVIVVGAGVVGTMHAWHAVERGHEVVQIERESEARGASLRNFGQIWVSGRAGGEELDTALRARELWEEIGARVEGIGFRANGSLTLVRNEREHAVAEAALTRPDAAARGYKLLDAAEARALNPALRGDFIAGLWCERDAAVEPRTAQLRLREALRASPRYTFLPGREVREVVGENAVRDDHGDVHTGDVVVLATGAWLGGLVRELAGPDLPVRRVRLQMMQTEPLGEPLTTSVADADSFRYYPAYKSDALDALNAGQAQTPTAAEHKMQLLMVQREDGGLTIGDTHEYEHPFAFDTLEDPYDHLTEVVEGFLGRPLPKIKRRWAGVYAQCVDTARVVHRQQVREGVWLVTGPGGRGMTCSPAIAEKTADELGW, encoded by the coding sequence GTGAGAGTCATCGTCGTAGGAGCCGGCGTGGTGGGAACCATGCACGCCTGGCACGCAGTGGAACGCGGCCACGAGGTCGTACAGATCGAGCGCGAGAGCGAGGCCCGCGGGGCCTCGCTGCGCAACTTCGGGCAGATATGGGTGAGCGGCCGCGCCGGCGGCGAGGAGCTGGACACCGCCCTGCGGGCCCGTGAGCTCTGGGAGGAGATAGGCGCGAGGGTGGAGGGCATCGGCTTCCGGGCCAACGGCTCCCTCACCCTCGTACGCAACGAACGCGAGCACGCGGTCGCCGAGGCCGCCCTCACCCGCCCCGACGCGGCGGCCCGCGGCTACAAGCTGCTCGACGCCGCCGAGGCCCGCGCCCTCAATCCGGCGCTGCGGGGCGACTTCATCGCCGGATTGTGGTGCGAGCGGGATGCGGCGGTGGAGCCGCGCACAGCTCAACTCCGGCTGCGCGAGGCACTTCGCGCCTCTCCCCGCTACACCTTCCTGCCCGGCCGCGAGGTCCGCGAAGTCGTCGGCGAGAACGCGGTGCGGGACGACCACGGAGACGTACACACCGGTGACGTCGTCGTGCTCGCCACCGGCGCCTGGCTCGGCGGTCTCGTGCGGGAGCTGGCCGGGCCCGACCTGCCCGTGCGGCGCGTGCGGCTGCAGATGATGCAGACGGAGCCCCTCGGTGAGCCGCTCACCACCTCCGTCGCCGACGCCGACAGCTTCCGCTACTACCCGGCGTACAAGTCGGACGCCCTCGACGCGCTCAACGCCGGACAGGCGCAGACGCCGACCGCCGCCGAGCACAAGATGCAGCTCCTGATGGTGCAGCGCGAGGACGGCGGCCTGACCATCGGCGACACCCACGAGTACGAGCACCCCTTCGCCTTCGACACCCTCGAAGACCCCTACGACCACCTGACCGAGGTCGTCGAGGGCTTCCTGGGCCGCCCGTTGCCGAAGATCAAGCGGCGCTGGGCCGGGGTGTACGCCCAGTGCGTCGACACCGCCCGTGTCGTGCACCGCCAGCAGGTCCGCGAGGGCGTGTGGCTGGTCACCGGGCCCGGCGGGCGCGGCATGACGTGTTCACCCGCGATCGCGGAGAAGACCGCCGACGAGTTGGGATGGTGA
- a CDS encoding UTRA domain-containing protein — protein MDNPNPPHSPSHLLGQAPGAPIRSGIPEHGRIPKYYAVKARIAELIEELGDGQTLPTERDLAVRYEVARETVRQALRELLLEGRLRRQGRGTVVAGPKLEQPLSLASYTEGVRRQGRIPGRNLISLDRFPAPEALAAEIGVDHGEPVWHMERVLLADDERVGLESTYVSVARVPALDREFEPDSSFYAYLRDQLGISFGDADERIETVLATPREALLIGTPPALPMLLIHRVSRDTSGHPLERVRTLYRGDRFSFTTHLGNGG, from the coding sequence GTGGACAACCCGAACCCCCCGCACTCTCCCTCGCACCTGCTCGGCCAGGCCCCCGGCGCCCCCATCCGCTCCGGCATTCCCGAGCACGGCCGCATCCCGAAGTACTACGCGGTGAAGGCCCGGATCGCCGAGCTGATAGAGGAGTTGGGGGACGGGCAGACGCTGCCGACCGAGCGGGATCTCGCCGTGCGGTACGAGGTCGCGCGGGAGACCGTGCGGCAGGCGCTGCGTGAGCTGCTGCTCGAAGGGCGGCTGCGCCGGCAGGGGCGCGGCACCGTCGTCGCGGGCCCCAAGCTGGAGCAGCCGCTGTCCCTCGCGAGCTACACGGAAGGCGTACGGCGGCAGGGGCGTATCCCCGGGCGAAATCTCATCTCCCTCGATCGTTTCCCCGCCCCGGAAGCACTTGCCGCCGAGATCGGCGTCGATCACGGCGAGCCCGTCTGGCACATGGAGCGCGTGCTGCTCGCCGACGACGAGCGGGTGGGGCTCGAAAGTACGTACGTCTCCGTTGCCCGAGTCCCCGCTCTCGACCGGGAGTTCGAGCCCGACTCCTCCTTCTACGCCTACCTGCGCGACCAGCTCGGCATCTCCTTCGGCGACGCCGACGAACGCATCGAGACCGTCCTCGCCACCCCCCGCGAGGCTCTCCTCATCGGCACCCCTCCCGCGCTGCCCATGCTGCTGATCCACCGCGTCTCACGGGACACGTCAGGACACCCGCTGGAGCGGGTCCGCACCCTCTACCGCGGTGACCGGTTCTCCTTCACCACCCACCTGGGCAACGGCGGCTGA
- a CDS encoding ROK family transcriptional regulator: MGSGGRTGAGVNLPALRGHNAALVLDLLRTAGDGGISRLELAERTGLTPQAVSKITARLRTEGLAAEAGRRASTGGKPRTLLRLVPDAGHAIGLHLDRDELTAVLVDLTGHVVAERRAPLDFAAGAEAVVDAAVGVVRDLGAGEVPPAGGAGLLGVGVALPGPLDHSDGVLHRVTGFPAWDGFPLRDAFAGRLGLPVVVDKDTNAAALGLALGGVAESFAYLHLGTGLGAGLVLGGGLYRGARTGAGEFGHQVIQLDGPECECGDRGCIEALCLAAVARGDLDEAARVLGAGAGNLVSLLDIDLVLLGGRAVLADEECFVRGVGAVVTERARRGGGGTEVPVAVASGGERGVAEGAAQLLLAPLFGRADVAFPVGRG, encoded by the coding sequence ATGGGGAGCGGTGGCAGGACGGGCGCCGGGGTGAACCTGCCGGCGCTGCGCGGGCACAACGCCGCTCTTGTGCTCGACCTGCTGCGCACGGCGGGGGACGGCGGCATAAGCCGCCTCGAACTGGCCGAGCGCACGGGGCTCACGCCGCAGGCCGTCAGCAAGATCACCGCGCGGCTGCGTACGGAGGGTCTCGCGGCGGAGGCGGGCCGGCGCGCCTCGACGGGCGGCAAGCCGCGGACGCTGCTGCGCCTCGTCCCGGACGCGGGCCACGCGATCGGCCTCCACCTGGACCGCGACGAGCTGACGGCGGTCCTGGTCGACCTCACCGGCCACGTGGTCGCGGAACGCCGGGCGCCGCTGGATTTCGCGGCTGGTGCGGAGGCGGTGGTGGACGCGGCGGTGGGGGTGGTGCGGGACTTGGGGGCGGGCGAGGTGCCGCCGGCCGGCGGCGCGGGGCTGCTCGGCGTCGGGGTCGCGCTGCCCGGTCCGCTCGACCACTCCGACGGGGTGCTGCATCGCGTGACCGGTTTCCCCGCGTGGGACGGGTTCCCGCTGCGGGACGCGTTCGCCGGGCGGCTCGGGCTGCCGGTCGTCGTGGACAAGGACACGAACGCGGCGGCGCTCGGCCTCGCGCTGGGCGGGGTGGCGGAGTCCTTCGCGTATCTGCACCTCGGGACGGGGCTCGGCGCGGGCCTCGTGCTGGGCGGGGGCCTCTACCGCGGGGCGCGGACGGGGGCGGGCGAGTTCGGGCACCAGGTGATTCAGCTGGACGGCCCGGAGTGCGAGTGCGGCGACCGCGGCTGCATCGAGGCGCTGTGCCTGGCGGCGGTCGCGCGAGGTGATCTGGACGAGGCGGCGCGGGTCCTGGGGGCGGGGGCGGGGAACTTGGTCAGCCTGCTCGACATCGACCTCGTACTGCTCGGCGGCCGGGCTGTCCTGGCGGACGAGGAGTGCTTCGTACGAGGCGTGGGCGCGGTGGTGACCGAGCGAGCGAGGCGTGGCGGAGGCGGAACGGAGGTCCCGGTCGCCGTCGCGTCCGGGGGAGAGCGGGGCGTCGCGGAGGGCGCCGCGCAACTGCTCCTCGCGCCATTGTTCGGCCGGGCGGATGTGGCGTTTCCGGTGGGGCGGGGGTAG
- a CDS encoding Gfo/Idh/MocA family protein: protein MTGTGSGSPLRVALIGYGLAGSVFHAPLIAATEGLALDTVVTSNPERQAQARAEFGDGLNFAASADDLWARADELDLVVIASPNKTHVALATAALKAGLPVVVDKPIAGTAAEARELAALADDRGLLLSVFQNRRWDNDFRTLQKLIADGELGDVWRFESRFERWRPQPKGGWRESGNPEEIGGLLYDLGSHVVDQALVLFGPARSVYAESDVRRSGAEADDDTFIAITHENGVRSHLYVSATTAQLGPRFRALGSAAGYVKYGLDPQEAALRDGKRPTDEGSWGEELEGMWGRVGSGESPLTGGGNPVRTLPGDYPAYYAAVAAALRGAGENPVSAHEAAAALDVLEAARRSARDGVTVVV from the coding sequence ATGACTGGTACAGGCTCAGGCTCCCCGCTACGCGTCGCCCTCATCGGATACGGCCTCGCGGGCTCCGTCTTCCACGCCCCGCTGATCGCCGCCACCGAGGGCCTCGCCCTCGACACGGTCGTCACGTCGAACCCCGAGCGGCAGGCGCAGGCCCGCGCCGAGTTCGGTGACGGACTGAACTTCGCCGCATCGGCCGACGACCTCTGGGCCCGCGCGGACGAGCTCGACCTGGTGGTGATCGCGTCCCCGAACAAGACGCACGTCGCGCTCGCGACCGCCGCCCTCAAGGCAGGCCTCCCGGTCGTCGTGGACAAGCCGATCGCGGGCACCGCCGCCGAGGCCCGCGAGCTCGCGGCGCTCGCCGACGACCGCGGCCTTCTCCTCTCCGTCTTCCAGAACCGCCGCTGGGACAACGACTTCCGCACCCTCCAGAAGCTCATCGCCGACGGCGAGCTCGGCGACGTATGGCGCTTCGAGTCCCGCTTCGAGCGGTGGCGCCCGCAGCCCAAGGGCGGCTGGCGCGAGTCCGGGAACCCCGAAGAGATCGGAGGTCTCCTCTACGACCTCGGGTCCCACGTCGTCGACCAGGCGCTCGTACTCTTCGGCCCGGCGCGGTCCGTGTACGCGGAGTCCGACGTCCGCCGCTCCGGCGCCGAGGCCGACGACGACACGTTCATCGCGATCACGCACGAGAACGGCGTCCGCTCTCACCTGTACGTGAGCGCCACCACTGCCCAACTCGGCCCGCGCTTCCGCGCGTTGGGCTCGGCGGCGGGTTATGTGAAGTACGGCCTCGACCCGCAGGAAGCCGCACTCCGTGACGGCAAGCGACCCACGGACGAGGGCAGTTGGGGTGAGGAACTCGAAGGCATGTGGGGCCGGGTCGGCTCCGGCGAGTCCCCGCTGACCGGCGGCGGCAACCCGGTCAGGACGCTGCCGGGCGACTACCCCGCGTACTACGCGGCCGTGGCCGCCGCGCTCCGGGGCGCAGGCGAGAACCCGGTCTCCGCGCACGAGGCCGCAGCGGCCCTCGACGTCCTGGAGGCGGCGCGCCGCTCGGCCCGCGACGGTGTGACGGTGGTCGTATGA
- a CDS encoding heme-degrading domain-containing protein: MTTPAAPTVEELETQELRLVLPHFTHEDAWALGTLLVDLARERQAPVAIDITRNGQQLFHAALPGSTPDNDAWIARKRRVVERYGCSSFLVGTRFRAKGTTFEESSRLDPDVYAAHGGAFPIAVRGAGVIGTVVVSGLPQAADHAMVVEALERFT, encoded by the coding sequence ATGACGACGCCTGCCGCACCGACAGTGGAAGAGCTGGAGACCCAGGAACTCCGCCTGGTACTCCCCCACTTCACGCACGAGGACGCCTGGGCGCTCGGCACTCTCCTGGTCGATCTGGCCCGCGAACGCCAGGCCCCAGTCGCGATCGACATCACCCGGAACGGCCAACAGCTCTTCCACGCGGCGCTGCCCGGATCCACCCCGGACAACGACGCCTGGATCGCCCGCAAGCGCCGCGTCGTCGAACGTTACGGCTGCTCGTCGTTCCTGGTCGGCACGCGCTTCCGCGCCAAGGGGACGACGTTCGAGGAGTCCTCGCGCCTGGACCCGGACGTGTACGCGGCGCACGGCGGCGCGTTCCCGATCGCGGTGCGGGGCGCGGGCGTGATCGGCACGGTGGTGGTGTCCGGGCTTCCACAGGCGGCGGACCACGCGATGGTGGTCGAGGCACTGGAGCGGTTCACGTAA
- a CDS encoding fumarylacetoacetate hydrolase family protein: MKLLRVGTAGAERPALLDAEGTLRDLSGTVTDIDGSLLADAAALDRIRSAAESGELPALDAAGLRVGPPVGRIGKVVCIGLNYHDHAQETGATPPSEPVIFFKAADTVVGPNDTVLVPRKSVKTDWEVELAIVIGRTARYLESDEQALAHVAGYAVSHDVSEREFQIERGGTWDKGKNCETFNPLGPWLVTADEVPDPQALSLKLWVNGELKQDGTTAQQIFPVAEVVRYVSQFMTLYPGDVINTGTPAGVAMGQPEPKPYLRAGDVVELEIEGLGKQRQELKDA, from the coding sequence ATGAAGCTGCTGCGAGTCGGTACGGCAGGGGCCGAGCGCCCGGCGCTGCTCGATGCCGAAGGCACGCTGCGGGACCTTTCAGGGACCGTCACGGACATCGACGGGTCGCTGCTCGCCGACGCGGCGGCCCTCGACCGGATCCGGTCCGCAGCCGAGTCGGGCGAGCTGCCCGCGCTCGACGCGGCGGGGCTGCGGGTCGGGCCGCCCGTGGGGCGGATCGGCAAGGTCGTGTGCATCGGGCTCAACTACCACGACCACGCGCAGGAGACCGGGGCGACGCCGCCCTCCGAGCCCGTCATCTTCTTCAAGGCGGCGGACACGGTGGTCGGCCCGAACGACACGGTCCTGGTGCCGCGCAAGTCGGTCAAGACCGACTGGGAGGTCGAGCTCGCGATCGTCATCGGGCGCACCGCGCGCTACCTGGAGTCCGACGAGCAGGCGCTCGCGCACGTCGCCGGATACGCGGTGTCGCACGACGTGTCGGAGCGGGAGTTCCAGATCGAGCGCGGCGGCACCTGGGACAAGGGCAAGAACTGCGAGACGTTCAACCCGCTGGGCCCGTGGCTGGTGACGGCGGACGAGGTCCCCGACCCGCAGGCGCTGTCCCTGAAGCTCTGGGTCAACGGCGAGCTGAAGCAGGACGGGACCACCGCCCAGCAGATCTTCCCGGTGGCCGAAGTGGTGCGCTACGTAAGCCAGTTCATGACGCTGTACCCGGGCGATGTCATCAACACCGGTACGCCGGCGGGTGTGGCCATGGGACAGCCGGAGCCGAAGCCGTATCTGCGGGCCGGTGATGTGGTGGAGCTGGAGATCGAGGGGCTCGGCAAGCAGCGTCAGGAACTGAAGGACGCGTAG